One Rhineura floridana isolate rRhiFlo1 chromosome 14, rRhiFlo1.hap2, whole genome shotgun sequence genomic region harbors:
- the PLEKHO2 gene encoding pleckstrin homology domain-containing family O member 2 has product MEDGVKEETPEKPKRPPTVEKMGWIKKSSGGILSLWKERYIQLCKTQLLVYEDEDEQKCVETVELERYDRCQDLRALLKRKNRFILIRAPGCKVQDIKFQASNAEEKESWMKALNDGISRGKNKIFDEVKVDESLSLEHVTRGRAKLAQGRRPPTRSHLKEVASAVSDGILRLDLDVPDNGPPSTSLETSEVDDVPLPKEKPKPPMPPAKVPMPPSDKLSADSTPEDVEVKKPPMPPAKPLKETAAPSEDTNSVEKDVAAAGNEDEEPKVALDGEDVTEASENSRKVPVPPPKILSDKMKVTWDSPASEQQCVEAENPSPDGSKENLSEVAKEMLKPPAPPPKILSEQLKASMYSNRSSLKVEASEGDCQPDDSNLPVNGIAGEETAEPVFRDEGEQGEASAEQGANQESLGLLSKDQPPSLDPEGKPRAAKPRCASLGDLLSRPAKEPLPGPDLQQRSAFQVAKMERKVACEQERTEKLLQKVLQGGCEQAQEDSNGPPISAEILLNEAAKQLQQATQVLQEIRDLGELKKQPAERRKGAPKDLATLYRRSAP; this is encoded by the exons GATGAACAGAAATGTGTTGAGACTGTGGAGCTGGAAAGGTATGACAGATGCCAAGACTTGCGCGCCCTCCTGAAAAGGAAAAACCGCTTCATTTTAATTCGGGCTCCTGGTTGCAAG gtGCAAGATATCAAATTTCAGGCATCAAATGCGGAAGAAAAGGAGTCATGGATGAAAGCCCTCAATGACGGCATCAGCCGGggcaaaaacaaaatatttgaTGAG GTGAAGGTTGATGAAAGCCTTTCTCTAGAACACGTGACACGAGGCAGAGCGAAGCTGGCTCAGGGTCGCCGTCCACCAACCAGAAGCCATCTCAAAGAG GTTGCCAGTGCAGTCTCAGATGGGATCTTGAGGCTTGACCTGGATGTACCAGACAATGGACCTCCATCCACCTCCTTGGAGACAAGCGAGGTTGATGATGTTCCTCTCCCGAAGGAGAAGCCCAAACCGCCCATGCCGCCTGCAAAAGTGCCCATGCCCCCTTCGGACAAGCTGAGTGCCGACTCCACACCCGAGGATGTAGAAGTCAAGAAACCCCCAATGCCTCCTGCCAAGCCTCTTAAGGAAACAGCAGCACCCAGTGAAGATACGAACTCTGTGGAGAAAGATGTTGCTGCTGCAGGCAACGAGGATGAAGAACCCAAAGTTGCCTTAGATGGAGAGGATGTAACAGAGGCCAGTGAAAATTCTCGCAAAGTTCCAGTTCCTCCCCCAAAGATCTTATCTGATAAGATGAAGGTAACGTGGGACAGTCCAGCTTCTGAACAGCAGTGTGTCGAGGCTGAGAATCCATCACcagatggcagcaaagaaaaccTCTCCGAAGTAGCCAAGGAGATGCTGAAACCTCCGGCCCCTCCTCCTAAGATCCTGTCAGAGCAATTGAAAGCCAGCATGTATTCAAACCGGAGCAGCTTGAAGGTTGAGGCATCCGAAGGCGACTGCCAACCTGATGACTCGAACCTCCCAGTGAATGGCATTGCTGGTGAGGAAACTGCTGAGCCTGTTTTCCGCGATGAAGGGGAGCAGGGAGAGGCTTCCGCAGAGCAAGGAGCAAATCAGGAGAGTTTGGGCCTGCTGTCGAAAGATCAGCCGCCCTCTTTGGACCCTGAGGGAAAGCCTCGGGCTGCCAAGCCTCGCTGCGCCTCCCTGGGGGATCTGCTGTCCAGACCGGCAAAGGAGCCTCTCCCAGGGCCAGATCTCCAGCAGAGATCTGCCTTCCAGGTGGCCAAgatggaaaggaaagtggcttgtGAGCAGGAAAGAACAGAAAAGCTTCTGCAGAAGGTTTTGCAGGGGGGATGTGAACAGGCCCAGGAGGACAGCAACGGGCCGCCGATCAGCGCAGAGATATTGCTCAATGAGGCAGCCAAGCAGCTCCAGCAAGCCACGCAGGTCTTGCAAGAGATCAGAGATTTAGGAGAACTGAAAAAACAACCAGCCGAGCGGCGGAAAGGAGCTCCGAAGGATCTAGCGACTCTGTATAGAAGAAGCGCTCCCTGA